One genomic window of Hyperolius riggenbachi isolate aHypRig1 chromosome 7, aHypRig1.pri, whole genome shotgun sequence includes the following:
- the LOC137526230 gene encoding trichohyalin-like yields METRRAEQKEFMETSRDEQKESMETSRDEQKEAMETSRDEQKEAMETSRDEQKEALETSRAEQREAMETSRAEQREAMETSRAEQREALETSRAEQREAMEISHAEQKETMETSRAEQREVMETSRAEQKEALETSRAEQREAMETSRAEQREAMETSCAEQREALETSRAEQREAMEISRAEQKETMETSCAEQREAMETSHAKQREAMETSRAEQREALETSRAEQREVMETSRAEQREVMETSRAEQKEAMETSRAEQREAMETSRAEQREAMETSRAEQKEAMETSHAEQRETMETSRAEQREAMETSRAEQREAMETSRAEQRESMETSHAEQKEAMETSHAEQRETMETSRAEQREAMENSRAEQREAMETSRAEQRESMETSHAEQKEAMETSHAEQREALETSRAEQRKGLERPIRMSREKPWEPAVLSREKAWRDQSG; encoded by the coding sequence ATGGAGACCCGCCGTGCTGAGCAGAAAGAATTCATGGAGACCAGCCGTGATGAGCAGAAAGAATCCATGGAGACCAGCCGTGATGAGCAGAAAGAAGCCATGGAGACCAGCCGTGATGAGCAGAAAGAAGCCATGGAGACCAGCCGTGATGAGCAGAAAGAAGCCTTGGAGACCAGCCGTGCTGAGCAGAGAGAAGCCATGGAGACCAGCCGTGCTGAGCAGAGAGAAGCCATGGAGACCAGCCGTGCTGAGCAGAGAGAAGCCTTGGAGACCAGCCGTGCTGAGCAGAGAGAAGCCATGGAGATCAGCCATGCTGAACAGAAAGAAACCATGGAGACCAGCCGTGCTGAGCAGAGAGAAGTCATGGAGACCAGCCGTGCTGAACAGAAAGAAGCCTTGGAGACCAGCCGTGCTGAGCAGAGAGAAGCCATGGAGACCAGCCGTGCTGAGCAGAGAGAAGCCATGGAGACTAGCTGTGCAGAGCAGAGAGAAGCCTTGGAGACCAGCCGTGCTGAGCAGAGAGAAGCCATGGAGATCAGCCGTGCTGAACAGAAAGAAACCATGGAGACCAGCTGTGCTGAGCAGAGAGAAGCCATGGAGACCAGCCATGCTAAGCAGAGAGAAGCCATGGAGACCAGCCGTGCTGAGCAGAGAGAAGCCTTGGAGACCAGCCGTGCTGAGCAGAGAGAAGTCATGGAGACCAGCCGTGCTGAGCAGAGAGAAGTCATGGAGACCAGTCGTGCTGAACAGAAAGAAGCCATGGAGACCAGCCGTGCTGAGCAGAGAGAAGCCATGGAGACCAGCCGTGCTGAGCAGAGAGAAGCCATGGAGACCAGCCGTGCTGAACAGAAAGAAGCCATGGAGACCAGCCATGCTGAGCAGAGAGAAACCATGGAGACCAGCCGTGCTGAGCAGAGAGAAGCCATGGAGACCAGCCGAGCTGAGCAGAGAGAAGCCATGGAGACCAGCCGAGCTGAGCAGAGAGAATCCATGGAGACCAGCCATGCTGAGCAGAAAGAAGCCATGGAGACCAGCCATGCTGAGCAGAGAGAAACCATGGAGACCAGCCGTGCTGAGCAGAGAGAAGCCATGGAGAACAGCCGAGCTGAGCAGAGAGAAGCCATGGAGACCAGCCGAGCTGAGCAGAGAGAATCCATGGAGACGAGCCATGCTGAGCAGAAAGAAGCCATGGAGACCAGCCATGCTGAGCAGAGAGAAGCCTTGGAGACCAGCCGTGCTGAGCAGAGAAAAGGCCTGGAGAGACCCATCAGGATGAGCAGAGAGAAGCCATGGGAACCAGCCGTGCTGAGCAGAGAGAAGGCCTGGAGAGACCAGTCAGGCTGA